Below is a genomic region from Streptomyces sp. RPA4-2.
ACCAGCACTGGATCGCTTGTCGTCGACGGCGGGCCGGACCTCCTCGCGCCGAGGGGGTCCGGCCCGTCGGTGTGGGTGCGGGATCCGCTCAGGCCGGCACGCGCTGCCGGACCGGTGCCCAGCAGCGGATGATGTCGCGCACCGAGACGATGCCGACGGGGCCGCTGCCGTCGAGCACGATCAGATGGCGGAAGCCGCCGTGCGACATCGCCGCCGCGGCCTCCTCCAGGGTCCAGACCGGGGCGGCGAAGACGACCTCGGTGGTGGTGTGGGTGTCGGCGGTCTCGGCGTCGGGGTCCTGGCCGAGGGCGAGCGAGTTGAGGATGTCACGCTCGGTGAGGATGCCGACGCCGCCGGCGTCCTCGTCGAGGACGACGGCCGCGCCGACGCGGCGAGCGGACATCAGACGGGCCGCCTGGCGGAGGGTGTGTGCCGGGCCGATGGTGAGGACCACCGTGCTCATGGCGTCGCGGACGAGCATGGAAGGAGCCACCTCCTACGAATCCGTCGAGCTTGCGAGCGGATTCACAAGTTCACAAGTGGGGGGACTCTCAGAGTCGCAGTTAAAGGGACGGTCAACAAGGGGGCGCGTGCCGTGAGATCGGGGGCGCCCAGGGGTTACTCAGAAGCCTCAGGTCACCCCGGGGTGCCCAGGAATCCCCTTCAGCAGCGCCGGTTCGGGTACCCCGGCCCCCTGTAGCGCCGGTTCCGGTACCCCGGCTACCCCGAACTCAGTAGCGCTGATTCAGATACCCCAGCATCTCGTCGTGGAGGATGCCGTTCGAAGCGGCCGCGTTGCCGCCGTGCGGGCCCGGACGGCCGTCGAGGCCGGTGAAGGTGCCGCCCGCCTCGGTCACCACGATCGCGTTCGCCGCCATGTCCCAGAGGGACAGCTCCGGCTCGGCGCAGATGTCCACCGAGCCCTCCGCGACCATCATGTACGGCCAGAAGTCGCCGTATCCGCGGGTGCGCCAGACGGCCTTCGTCAGGTCCAGGAATCCGTCCAGGCGGCCCTGGTCCTCCCAGCCGGACAGCGAGGAGTACGCGAAGGAGGCGTCGGCCATCCGCGAGACCTGGGAGACGTGCAGGCGCGAAGCCGAGGAGAGGCTGCGGCCGGTGAACGCGCCGTGGCCCTTCGCCGCCCACCAGCGGCGGCCGAGCGCCGGCGCGGAGACGACGCCGACGACCGGCTGGTAACCGCCCTCGACCGCTTCCATCAGGGAGATCAGCGTGGCCCAGACGGGGACGCCCCGGACGTAGTTCTTGGTGCCGTCGATCGGGTCGATCACCCAGCGGCGCGGGCCCGTGCCCTCGATGCCGTACTCCTCGCCGAGGACCGCGTCGCGCGGCCGTGCCCGCTGGAGATGACCGCGGATGAGCTCCTCGGCGGCCTTGTCCGCCTCGCTCACCGGCGTCATGTCCGGCTTGGTCTCGACCTTCAGGTCGAGCGCCTTGAACCGGTCCATCGTCGCGGCGTCGGCGGCGTCCGCCAGGACATGGGCCAGGCGCAGGTCATCGCGGTAGTCGGGCATGACTGCACCGTATATGGGTCCCTCGGGCCACAGCCATACGGCCCGGGGAACAAACCCGGGGAACAAACCAGGAGAACAGACCCGGGGAAGAACGGGCCGGGCGGCGGTCGCCGCGCTGCCGGGTGACCGTCGTGCGGACAGTCGCCGTGCCGGGTGATCGCGGGCGGGCGGCTGTCGGGGACGGGGTGACCGACGCGGCCGTACGGTCGGGTGATCATCGCGGCGCGCGACGGCTCGCGTACGCCCCTCGGCGCCGCCGCGAACCCTTGACAGTGCCCGTGCACGCGTCAAATCTGAGCTGCAGTGCCGCCCGCTCGCCCCAGGGAGGCGAATGATGCCTGCAGCGCGGGAATCGCTTCTGGACGCCGCTCACACGGCGCTCGCCCGTCGGCCGTGGTCCACGGTGCGGATGGTCGACGTCGCGGCCGTGGCCGGAGTGTCCCGTCAGACGCTCTACAACGAGTTCGGCAGCAAGGAAGGGCTCGCACGAGCGCTCGTGCGGCGGGAGGCCGACGGCTATCTCGCCGGCGTCGAACGCGCGCTCGCCGCACACGCGGACGCGCGCGAACGGCTGGTCGCGACCGCCGAGTGGACCATGACGGCGGCACGCGGCAACGCGCTGGTACGGGCCATGCTCACCGGCTGCTGGAGCGAGCGGCTGCCCTCGCCGACGCTCTCGGCGGTGCCGTCCTCGTCCGCGGTGCCCGCGCAGCGGCGGGCGGACGGGCCGCTGCCGTCGCCGGCCGACTTCGTGGCCCTCGTGAGGGACCGGGCCGTCGCCGCGCTCGCCGGTCCCGGCGCGACCCGGGCCGACGCCGTCGAACTGGCCGGGCCCTGCGAGCTGGTGACGCGGTTGGCGCTGTCGTGCGTGGCGGCTCCGCCGGGGGAGGGCGGGATGACGGATCTGGTGCGCGGCGCGTTGCCCCGGCAATGGCGGTGACACGCCATCACGGGTGGCCGGTGGCCGGTGAAGGGTGACGCGTGCCCGGTGTCGCCGCCGGCCGGTTCAGTGGGCCGATCCCGAGAGTTGGAGGCCGATGACGCCGAAGATGACGAAGCTGATCGAGACGATCTTCAGGGTCGACACCAGGTCGCCGAGGAAGATCATTCCGTAGATCGCCGTGCCCGCCGCGCCGATGCCCGTCCACACCGCGTACGCCGGGCCGACGTCGAGCTTCTTGAGGGAGAGGGTCAGCAGGCCGAAGCTGCCCAGGGCGAAGACGCAGAAGGCGACGGTCGGCCAGAGTCTGGTGAAGCCGTGCGAGAGCTTCAGACAGACGGCGAAACCGGTTTCGAGCACTCCTGCCACAACGACCAGCAGCCACGCCATGTCTTGTCCTCCCGCGTCCGCACGTCGACTGCTCCGTCTGGCTCGGATCAGGCCAGCGGTCCCCGAGGGCGCTGGGTGCGATTATGCATTTACCGGGCTGCCGCGGACGCAAACAACGCGGAGGTCACGAAGGGAACCTCGATCGTCCCGTACGGGGGGACACTCATGGGCGTACCGGGATCAGTCGCCTTCCGTGCGTTCGCGCGTCGCCAGCAGCCGGCGCAGCGAGTAGAGCCGGGCCGGGTCCGCGTGACCGTCGGCCACCCACTGGTCAAGGGCGCAGTCCGGTTCGTCGTGACTGCACGCGCGCGGACAGCCCTCGGTGCCGGGTTCGAGGTCGGGGAAGGCGTGGATGACCCGGGACGGGTCCACGTGGTGCAGGCCGAAGGAGCGGACGCCGGGGGTGTCGATGACCCAGCCCTCGCTGCCCGGCAGCGGAATCGCGCGCGCCGAGGTCGTGGTGTGGCGTCCACGCCCCGTCACCGCGTTGACATGGCCGGTGCTGCGCCGCCGTTCCAGCGAGACCAGCGCGTTGACGAGGGTCGTCTTGCCGACGCCGGAGTGCCCGACGAACGCCGTGATCTTGCCGTCGAGTTGCTTGCGCACCCGCTCCACCGCCGTGCCGCTCTCCAACTCCTCGCGGCTGGTCACGACGTAGGGCACGCCCAACGACCCATACATCTCGAGGAGTTCGTCGGGCGGAGCGAGGTCGGACTTGGTCAGCACCAGCAGCGGCTCCAGGCCGGCGTCGTACGCCGCGACCAGGCAGCGGTCGATCAGCCGCGGGCGCGGCTCGGGGTCGGCGAGGGCCGTGACGATGGCGAGTTGGTCGGCGTTGGCGACCACCACGCGCTCGTACGGATCGTCGTCGTCGGCGGTCCGGCGCAGCACCGAGGTCCGCGGCTCGATCCGGACGATGCGGGCGAGGGTGTCCTTCGCGCCGGACAGGTCCCCGACGAGGGCGACGCGGTCGCCGACGATCGCGGCCTTGCGGCCCAGTTCGCGGGCCTTCATCGCCATGACCGTACGGTCCTCGACGAGGCAGGTCAGGCGCCCCCGGTCGACGGTGAGGACCATGCCCTCCGCCGCGTCCTCGTGCTTGGGGCGGATGTGTGTACGCGGCCGGTTGCCCTTGCGGTTCGGCCGCTGGCGGATGTCGTCCTCGTCGGTGTTCTTGCCGTAACGGCGCATGATCCAGATCCGCCCGTCAGTTCCCGAGCGTTCCGGGGTTCCCGAGCATTGCGGCCCACAGGTCGGGGAAGTCCGGCAGCGTCTTCGCCGTGGTCGCCACGTTCTCGATCTGCACGCCCTCCACGGCCAGCCCGATGATCGCGCCGGCGGTGGCCATCCGGTGGTCGTCGTACGTGTGGAAGACGCCGCCGTGCAGCCTGCGCGGGCGGATGTGCAGCCCGTCGGCGGTCTCGGTGACGTCACCGCCGAGTTCGTTGATCTCCTTGGTGAGCGCGGCCAGCCGGTCCGTCTCGTGCAGCCGCAGGTGGGACACGCCGCGCAGGGTGGAGGGGGAGTCCGCGAGTGCGGCGACGGCCGCGATGCCCGGGGTCAGCTCGCCGACCTCGCCCAGGTCCACATCGATCCCGTGGATCGCACCCGAACCAGTGAACTCCAGTCCCCTGTCGGTCAGTTCGCAGGAGCCACCCATTTCGGTGAAGATCTCCCGCAGCCGGTCACCGGGCTGGGTGGTGCGCGCAGGCCAGTCGGGTACGACGACGGTGCCGCCCGTCACCAGGGCCGCCGCGAGGAACGGCTGCGCGTTCGACAGATCCGGCTCGATGATCAGGTCCCGGCCGAGCAGCGCGCCCGGGGTGACGCGCCAGACGTTGGGCTCGCCGCCCGACTCCGGGGTGTCCACCTGGGCGCCGACCGCGCGCAGCATGTCGACCGTCATCCGGATGTGCGGCATGGAGGGGAGCGTCGAGCCGATGTGACGGACCTCGACACCTTGGTTGAAACGGGGTCCTGAGAGCAGCAGGGCCGAGACGAACTGCGACGAGGAGGACGCGTCGATCTCCACCGGGCCGCCGTCCAGGGCGCCCCCGCCGTGCACCGTCAGCGGCAGCGCGCCGCGGCCCTCGTCGTCGATGCGGGCGCCGAGCAGGCGCAGCGCGTCGATCACACCGTTCAGCGGACGCTCGTAGGACCGCGCGTCGCCGTCGAAGCGGATGGGGCCGTCGGCGAGCGCGGCCACCGGCGGCAGGAAGCGCATCACGGTGCCGGCGTTGCCGACGTCCACCGTGGCCGGGCCGCGCAGGCCCGAAGGGATGATCCGCCAGGCCTCGCCGGAGGCGTCCGGGCCCGCCGCGACCGTGGAACTGGACGCCACCGTCTCCTCGACACCGACGCCCATCGCGCGCAGCGCGCCCGCCATCAGCAGTGTGTCGCGGGAGCGCAGCGGGCGGCGCAGCCAGCCCGGCTCCGAGGCGAGTGCGGCGAGGACGAGAGCGCGGTTGGTGACCGACTTCGACCCGGGCACGTGGACCGTCGCGTCGACGGCTCCGCTCGCGTGCGGGGCGGGCCAGAGGGCGGTGTGGGCGGGGTTCGCGGTCATGGGCCCCACTTTAGTGGCTGGGGGTGGGCGGAGATCTTGATCAAAAGTGGCGGAACCTGAACGAAAACGCTCCGCTGGGTGAGGGAGGGGGTGAGGGGAGGTCAGGGGAGTGGTGGCGTGGGTGAGGGGGAAGGGGTGGGCGCGGGAAAGCTGTCGGGTGCGGGTGGGTGGGGGCTGGGCGCGCAGTTCCCCGCGCCCCTTCCGGGGCGGGTGTGCGTGGGGTTGGGCGCGTTGTTCCCCGCGTCTCGTTCGGGGCGTGTGTGCGTGGGTGAGCGCGTTGTTCCCCGCGCCCCTTCCGGGGCGCGTGGGGTCGGGCGTGTGGTTTCCGGTGTGCCCGTTGCCTGGGGGCGGGCGAGTAGTTCTCCGCGTTCCCGTCGGGGACTGTCCGCGTTGGGTC
It encodes:
- a CDS encoding cyclic nucleotide-binding/CBS domain-containing protein translates to MLVRDAMSTVVLTIGPAHTLRQAARLMSARRVGAAVVLDEDAGGVGILTERDILNSLALGQDPDAETADTHTTTEVVFAAPVWTLEEAAAAMSHGGFRHLIVLDGSGPVGIVSVRDIIRCWAPVRQRVPA
- a CDS encoding TetR/AcrR family transcriptional regulator → MMPAARESLLDAAHTALARRPWSTVRMVDVAAVAGVSRQTLYNEFGSKEGLARALVRREADGYLAGVERALAAHADARERLVATAEWTMTAARGNALVRAMLTGCWSERLPSPTLSAVPSSSAVPAQRRADGPLPSPADFVALVRDRAVAALAGPGATRADAVELAGPCELVTRLALSCVAAPPGEGGMTDLVRGALPRQWR
- a CDS encoding multidrug efflux SMR transporter; amino-acid sequence: MAWLLVVVAGVLETGFAVCLKLSHGFTRLWPTVAFCVFALGSFGLLTLSLKKLDVGPAYAVWTGIGAAGTAIYGMIFLGDLVSTLKIVSISFVIFGVIGLQLSGSAH
- the rsgA gene encoding ribosome small subunit-dependent GTPase A; amino-acid sequence: MRRYGKNTDEDDIRQRPNRKGNRPRTHIRPKHEDAAEGMVLTVDRGRLTCLVEDRTVMAMKARELGRKAAIVGDRVALVGDLSGAKDTLARIVRIEPRTSVLRRTADDDDPYERVVVANADQLAIVTALADPEPRPRLIDRCLVAAYDAGLEPLLVLTKSDLAPPDELLEMYGSLGVPYVVTSREELESGTAVERVRKQLDGKITAFVGHSGVGKTTLVNALVSLERRRSTGHVNAVTGRGRHTTTSARAIPLPGSEGWVIDTPGVRSFGLHHVDPSRVIHAFPDLEPGTEGCPRACSHDEPDCALDQWVADGHADPARLYSLRRLLATRERTEGD
- the hisN gene encoding histidinol-phosphatase — encoded protein: MPDYRDDLRLAHVLADAADAATMDRFKALDLKVETKPDMTPVSEADKAAEELIRGHLQRARPRDAVLGEEYGIEGTGPRRWVIDPIDGTKNYVRGVPVWATLISLMEAVEGGYQPVVGVVSAPALGRRWWAAKGHGAFTGRSLSSASRLHVSQVSRMADASFAYSSLSGWEDQGRLDGFLDLTKAVWRTRGYGDFWPYMMVAEGSVDICAEPELSLWDMAANAIVVTEAGGTFTGLDGRPGPHGGNAAASNGILHDEMLGYLNQRY
- the aroA gene encoding 3-phosphoshikimate 1-carboxyvinyltransferase, translating into MTANPAHTALWPAPHASGAVDATVHVPGSKSVTNRALVLAALASEPGWLRRPLRSRDTLLMAGALRAMGVGVEETVASSSTVAAGPDASGEAWRIIPSGLRGPATVDVGNAGTVMRFLPPVAALADGPIRFDGDARSYERPLNGVIDALRLLGARIDDEGRGALPLTVHGGGALDGGPVEIDASSSSQFVSALLLSGPRFNQGVEVRHIGSTLPSMPHIRMTVDMLRAVGAQVDTPESGGEPNVWRVTPGALLGRDLIIEPDLSNAQPFLAAALVTGGTVVVPDWPARTTQPGDRLREIFTEMGGSCELTDRGLEFTGSGAIHGIDVDLGEVGELTPGIAAVAALADSPSTLRGVSHLRLHETDRLAALTKEINELGGDVTETADGLHIRPRRLHGGVFHTYDDHRMATAGAIIGLAVEGVQIENVATTAKTLPDFPDLWAAMLGNPGTLGN